The genomic region CGCGGCGCAGGCCAAGCTCTTCGCCTGCGACGTCGCCGTCGAGATCACGCAGAAGGGCCAGATCCTGCACGGCGGCTGGGGCTACGCCGAGGAGTACCCGATCAGCCGCTACACCGTGGACGCCCTGGTGCTGCCGATCTTCGAGGGCGTGCGGCCGACGCTCACGCTGAAGGTGGTCGGGCGGAACCTGCTCGCTTCGTGAACGCGCGCCCGGCGCGCGGCGGCATCCCGGGGGCGCGCGGGCTCGCGTGGATCCTGCTGGCCGCCGGCCTCGTGGGCCTGGTCACCGGCTCGTGGGCGGGCGCGCAGCTCCAGCGCAGCCTCGCCTTCGGCGTGCCGCTGGCGTCGCCGTCGGGGCTCGCGGTCGACGAGGAGGGCCGGGTCTACGCCGGCACCGGCGTCGATCGCCTCCACGTGTACGGCGCCGACGGCCGCTTCGTGCGCGCCTGGTCCCTCGATCGCGGCGCGGGCCGCGTGCGGCTGCGGGTCGCGGCGCCGGGACGGATCGAGGTGGCCACCGGGGGCAGCGGGCGCCTCCACAGCTTCGACCACGACGGCCGGCTCACCGGGACGACCCCGGACGCCGGCGCGTTCGCGCGCTTCGGACCGACGCAGGATCGCGTCGCGGAGGGGCCCGGCGGGACGCGCTACGAGATCGAGGGCGGCGCGCTCGTGCAAGCGGCGCCGCCCCCCCGCCACGTCCTGTCACCGGCGGTCCACGCGCCGCTCGCGTGGTTCGCGCGAGCCCCGATCCAGGCGTTGACGCTGGTCCTCGGCACGAGCACCGCGGCGATCCTGGTCGGCATCGTGCTCGCGAGCCGGCGCCGCGGGGCCTCGCCGGCACGCGCGCGCTGACCTACCGTCCGCCCGTCGCCCCGGCCGGTCCCGCCGGACCGCCCCATGCAAACGAGCCCGCCCGCCTTCCCGCCGGCCCGGCCGCGCCTGCTCGATCGCGTCCGCCAGGCGCTCCGCCTGCGCCACATGAGCCCGCGCACCGAGGCCGCCTACGTCGCCTGGATCCGCCGCTTCATCTTCTTCCACGCCAAGCGCCACCCCGCCGAGATGGGCGCCTTCGAGGTGACCGCCTTCCTCTCCGACCTCGCCGTACGGGGGCGCGTGTCGGCCTCGACGCAGAACCAGGCGCTCGCCGCGCTGCTCTTCCTGTACCGCGAGGTCCTCGGCCGCGAGCTCCCGGGCATCGACCAGGCCGTGCGTGCGCGGCGGCAGCGCGCGCTGCCGGTCGTGCTCTCGCGCGAGGAGGTGCGCCAGGTGCTCGCGAAGCTCGAGCCGACACCGCGCCTGGTCGGCACCCTCCTCTACGGCAGCGGCCTGCGCCTGCTGGAAGCCCTGCGGCTGCGGGTGAAGGACGTGGACTTCGAGCGCCGCCAGCTCCTGCTGCGCGAGCCCAAGGGCGGCCGCGACCGCGCCGTCCCGCTGCCGCGTGTCGCCGAGGCGCCGCTCCGCCGCCACCTGGCCCGCGTGCAGCAGCTCCACCAGGCGGACCTCGCCCGGGGCCTCGCCGGCCCGCCGCTGCCTCACGGGCTCGAGCGCAAGTACCCGGGTGCGCCGCGCGAGTGGGCGTGGCAGTGGGTCTTCCCCGCCACGCGCGTCGGCGCCGCCCCCGATGGCCGCC from Deltaproteobacteria bacterium harbors:
- a CDS encoding integron integrase translates to MQTSPPAFPPARPRLLDRVRQALRLRHMSPRTEAAYVAWIRRFIFFHAKRHPAEMGAFEVTAFLSDLAVRGRVSASTQNQALAALLFLYREVLGRELPGIDQAVRARRQRALPVVLSREEVRQVLAKLEPTPRLVGTLLYGSGLRLLEALRLRVKDVDFERRQLLLREPKGGRDRAVPLPRVAEAPLRRHLARVQQLHQADLARGLAGPPLPHGLERKYPGAPREWAWQWVFPATRVGAAPDGRRFRHHLHETVLQRAVKLAVQQAGLTKRATCHSFRHSFATHLLEDGADIRTVQELLGHRELRTTMIYTHVLDRGPLGVRSPADRL